A DNA window from Chiloscyllium plagiosum isolate BGI_BamShark_2017 chromosome 9, ASM401019v2, whole genome shotgun sequence contains the following coding sequences:
- the LOC122552615 gene encoding homeobox-containing protein 1-like isoform X2, whose protein sequence is MQSQVRRETLNKENTSPLYSSNTMSHYTDEPRFTIEQIDLLQRLRRSGMTKRDIIHALETLDRLDQEHTEKFGKRHSYSNSSYGNSNSSYGNSNNVPASSSTVTAATQTQYSGASPSPSNSYDTSPPPCSTNLNGRESCSNEKLSVANGRLSPNRFHTTNSQRMGSFHAMEEETDLEERVEELMRRDSTTVKEEIKSFLSNRMISQTIVGQVTGMSRSFISQWLLQQGLDMSEPKKRTLYRWYLLEKINPGATLNMRPASSTTEEPEWKQSTPPTGATSGNFRLRRGSRFTWRKECLTVMESYFNDNQYPDEAKREEISNACNAVIQKPGRKLTESERVTPLKVYNWFANRRKEIKRRANIAAILETHGIDVQSPGGHSNSDDIDGSDFLEQDDNTSHSDPQQDPISLAVEMAAVNHTILALARQGGSEIKREVIEDD, encoded by the exons CAGTAACACAATGTCACACTACACGGATGAGCCCAGGTTTACAATCGAACAGATTGACTTGCTGCAGCGACTTCGGAGGAGCGGGATGACGAAACGTGACATAATCCATGCGCTGGAGACGTTGGACCGGCTCGACCAGGAACACACCGAGAAATTTGGCAAACGGCACAGCTACAGCAACAGTTCCTACGGCAACAGCAACAGTTCCTACGGCAACAGCAACAATGTCCCTGCTTCATCCTCGACAGTCACAGCCGCCACACAGACGCAGTACAGTGGGGCGTCACCGTCTCCGAGTAACAGCTATGACACCTCGCCGCCACCGTGCAGCACTAACCTGAATGGACGGGAGAGCTGCAGCAACGAGAAACTGTCAGTGGCCAATGGCAGGCTGTCACCCAACCGTTTCCACACTACCAATAGCCAGAGGATGGGAAGTTTCCATGCCATGGAAGAAGAGACAGACCTGGAAGAAAGGGTTGAAGAGCTCATGAG GAGGGACAGCACTACTGTTAAAGAAGAGATAAAGAGCTTTCTCTCTAATCGGATGATCTCCCAGACTATCGTGGGCCAGGTCACAG GCATGAGTCGAAGCTTTATTTCCCAGTGGCTGTTGCAGCAAGGACTCGACATGAGTGAACCCAAGAAGCGGACTTTGTACAGATGGTACCTCCTGGAGAAGATTAATCCAG GAGCTACCCTCAACATGAGGCCAGCCTCATCCACCACGGAGGAACCAGAGTGGAAACAATCAACACCACCCACTGGTGCCACATCGGGCAACTTTCGTCTCCGAAGGGGCAGCCGATTCACCTGGCGGAAGGAGTGCCTAACTGTCATGGAGAG TTACTTCAATGACAACCAGTACCCAGATGAAGCCAAGAGAGAGGAGATTTCAAATGCTTGTAATGCAGTCATACAGAAACCAG GTAGGAAGCTGACTGAGTCCGAGCGAGTGACCCCTCTCAAAGTCTACAACTGGTTTGCCAATCGCAGGAAGGAGATCAAGAGGAGGGCAAATATTG CAGCAATCCTAGAAACTCATGGCATCGATGTGCAAAGCCCTGGTGGACATTCCAATAGTGACGATATCGATGGGAGTGATTTCCTGGAGCAG GATGACAACACGAGCCATAGTGATCCCCAGCAAGATCCTATCTCTTTAGCTGTCGAAATGGCTGCAGTCAATCACACCATCCTGGCATTAGCCAGACAAGGAGGGAGTGAAATAAAGAGAGAGGTGATTGAAGATGACTGA
- the LOC122552615 gene encoding homeobox-containing protein 1-like isoform X1, with translation MQSQVRRETLNKENTSPLYSSNTMSHYTDEPRFTIEQIDLLQRLRRSGMTKRDIIHALETLDRLDQEHTEKFGKRHSYSNSSYGNSNSSYGNSNNVPASSSTVTAATQTQYSGASPSPSNSYDTSPPPCSTNLNGRESCSNEKLSVANGRLSPNRFHTTNSQRMGSFHAMEEETDLEERVEELMRRDSTTVKEEIKSFLSNRMISQTIVGQVTGMSRSFISQWLLQQGLDMSEPKKRTLYRWYLLEKINPGATLNMRPASSTTEEPEWKQSTPPTGATSGNFRLRRGSRFTWRKECLTVMESYFNDNQYPDEAKREEISNACNAVIQKPGRKLTESERVTPLKVYNWFANRRKEIKRRANIEAAILETHGIDVQSPGGHSNSDDIDGSDFLEQDDNTSHSDPQQDPISLAVEMAAVNHTILALARQGGSEIKREVIEDD, from the exons CAGTAACACAATGTCACACTACACGGATGAGCCCAGGTTTACAATCGAACAGATTGACTTGCTGCAGCGACTTCGGAGGAGCGGGATGACGAAACGTGACATAATCCATGCGCTGGAGACGTTGGACCGGCTCGACCAGGAACACACCGAGAAATTTGGCAAACGGCACAGCTACAGCAACAGTTCCTACGGCAACAGCAACAGTTCCTACGGCAACAGCAACAATGTCCCTGCTTCATCCTCGACAGTCACAGCCGCCACACAGACGCAGTACAGTGGGGCGTCACCGTCTCCGAGTAACAGCTATGACACCTCGCCGCCACCGTGCAGCACTAACCTGAATGGACGGGAGAGCTGCAGCAACGAGAAACTGTCAGTGGCCAATGGCAGGCTGTCACCCAACCGTTTCCACACTACCAATAGCCAGAGGATGGGAAGTTTCCATGCCATGGAAGAAGAGACAGACCTGGAAGAAAGGGTTGAAGAGCTCATGAG GAGGGACAGCACTACTGTTAAAGAAGAGATAAAGAGCTTTCTCTCTAATCGGATGATCTCCCAGACTATCGTGGGCCAGGTCACAG GCATGAGTCGAAGCTTTATTTCCCAGTGGCTGTTGCAGCAAGGACTCGACATGAGTGAACCCAAGAAGCGGACTTTGTACAGATGGTACCTCCTGGAGAAGATTAATCCAG GAGCTACCCTCAACATGAGGCCAGCCTCATCCACCACGGAGGAACCAGAGTGGAAACAATCAACACCACCCACTGGTGCCACATCGGGCAACTTTCGTCTCCGAAGGGGCAGCCGATTCACCTGGCGGAAGGAGTGCCTAACTGTCATGGAGAG TTACTTCAATGACAACCAGTACCCAGATGAAGCCAAGAGAGAGGAGATTTCAAATGCTTGTAATGCAGTCATACAGAAACCAG GTAGGAAGCTGACTGAGTCCGAGCGAGTGACCCCTCTCAAAGTCTACAACTGGTTTGCCAATCGCAGGAAGGAGATCAAGAGGAGGGCAAATATTG AAGCAGCAATCCTAGAAACTCATGGCATCGATGTGCAAAGCCCTGGTGGACATTCCAATAGTGACGATATCGATGGGAGTGATTTCCTGGAGCAG GATGACAACACGAGCCATAGTGATCCCCAGCAAGATCCTATCTCTTTAGCTGTCGAAATGGCTGCAGTCAATCACACCATCCTGGCATTAGCCAGACAAGGAGGGAGTGAAATAAAGAGAGAGGTGATTGAAGATGACTGA
- the LOC122552615 gene encoding homeobox-containing protein 1-like isoform X3: MQSQVRRETLNKENTSPLYSSNTMSHYTDEPRFTIEQIDLLQRLRRSGMTKRDIIHALETLDRLDQEHTEKFGKRHSYSNSSYGNSNSSYGNSNNVPASSSTVTAATQTQYSGASPSPSNSYDTSPPPCSTNLNGRESCSNEKLSVANGRLSPNRFHTTNSQRMGSFHAMEEETDLEERVEELMRRDSTTVKEEIKSFLSNRMISQTIVGQVTGMSRSFISQWLLQQGLDMSEPKKRTLYRWYLLEKINPATLNMRPASSTTEEPEWKQSTPPTGATSGNFRLRRGSRFTWRKECLTVMESYFNDNQYPDEAKREEISNACNAVIQKPGRKLTESERVTPLKVYNWFANRRKEIKRRANIEAAILETHGIDVQSPGGHSNSDDIDGSDFLEQDDNTSHSDPQQDPISLAVEMAAVNHTILALARQGGSEIKREVIEDD; encoded by the exons CAGTAACACAATGTCACACTACACGGATGAGCCCAGGTTTACAATCGAACAGATTGACTTGCTGCAGCGACTTCGGAGGAGCGGGATGACGAAACGTGACATAATCCATGCGCTGGAGACGTTGGACCGGCTCGACCAGGAACACACCGAGAAATTTGGCAAACGGCACAGCTACAGCAACAGTTCCTACGGCAACAGCAACAGTTCCTACGGCAACAGCAACAATGTCCCTGCTTCATCCTCGACAGTCACAGCCGCCACACAGACGCAGTACAGTGGGGCGTCACCGTCTCCGAGTAACAGCTATGACACCTCGCCGCCACCGTGCAGCACTAACCTGAATGGACGGGAGAGCTGCAGCAACGAGAAACTGTCAGTGGCCAATGGCAGGCTGTCACCCAACCGTTTCCACACTACCAATAGCCAGAGGATGGGAAGTTTCCATGCCATGGAAGAAGAGACAGACCTGGAAGAAAGGGTTGAAGAGCTCATGAG GAGGGACAGCACTACTGTTAAAGAAGAGATAAAGAGCTTTCTCTCTAATCGGATGATCTCCCAGACTATCGTGGGCCAGGTCACAG GCATGAGTCGAAGCTTTATTTCCCAGTGGCTGTTGCAGCAAGGACTCGACATGAGTGAACCCAAGAAGCGGACTTTGTACAGATGGTACCTCCTGGAGAAGATTAATCCAG CTACCCTCAACATGAGGCCAGCCTCATCCACCACGGAGGAACCAGAGTGGAAACAATCAACACCACCCACTGGTGCCACATCGGGCAACTTTCGTCTCCGAAGGGGCAGCCGATTCACCTGGCGGAAGGAGTGCCTAACTGTCATGGAGAG TTACTTCAATGACAACCAGTACCCAGATGAAGCCAAGAGAGAGGAGATTTCAAATGCTTGTAATGCAGTCATACAGAAACCAG GTAGGAAGCTGACTGAGTCCGAGCGAGTGACCCCTCTCAAAGTCTACAACTGGTTTGCCAATCGCAGGAAGGAGATCAAGAGGAGGGCAAATATTG AAGCAGCAATCCTAGAAACTCATGGCATCGATGTGCAAAGCCCTGGTGGACATTCCAATAGTGACGATATCGATGGGAGTGATTTCCTGGAGCAG GATGACAACACGAGCCATAGTGATCCCCAGCAAGATCCTATCTCTTTAGCTGTCGAAATGGCTGCAGTCAATCACACCATCCTGGCATTAGCCAGACAAGGAGGGAGTGAAATAAAGAGAGAGGTGATTGAAGATGACTGA
- the LOC122552615 gene encoding homeobox-containing protein 1-like isoform X4, producing the protein MQSQVRRETLNKENTSPLYSSNTMSHYTDEPRFTIEQIDLLQRLRRSGMTKRDIIHALETLDRLDQEHTEKFGKRHSYSNSSYGNSNSSYGNSNNVPASSSTVTAATQTQYSGASPSPSNSYDTSPPPCSTNLNGRESCSNEKLSVANGRLSPNRFHTTNSQRMGSFHAMEEETDLEERVEELMRRDSTTVKEEIKSFLSNRMISQTIVGQVTGMSRSFISQWLLQQGLDMSEPKKRTLYRWYLLEKINPGATLNMRPASSTTEEPEWKQSTPPTGATSGNFRLRRGSRFTWRKECLTVMESYFNDNQYPDEAKREEISNACNAVIQKPGRKLTESERVTPLKVYNWFANRRKEIKRRANIAILETHGIDVQSPGGHSNSDDIDGSDFLEQDDNTSHSDPQQDPISLAVEMAAVNHTILALARQGGSEIKREVIEDD; encoded by the exons CAGTAACACAATGTCACACTACACGGATGAGCCCAGGTTTACAATCGAACAGATTGACTTGCTGCAGCGACTTCGGAGGAGCGGGATGACGAAACGTGACATAATCCATGCGCTGGAGACGTTGGACCGGCTCGACCAGGAACACACCGAGAAATTTGGCAAACGGCACAGCTACAGCAACAGTTCCTACGGCAACAGCAACAGTTCCTACGGCAACAGCAACAATGTCCCTGCTTCATCCTCGACAGTCACAGCCGCCACACAGACGCAGTACAGTGGGGCGTCACCGTCTCCGAGTAACAGCTATGACACCTCGCCGCCACCGTGCAGCACTAACCTGAATGGACGGGAGAGCTGCAGCAACGAGAAACTGTCAGTGGCCAATGGCAGGCTGTCACCCAACCGTTTCCACACTACCAATAGCCAGAGGATGGGAAGTTTCCATGCCATGGAAGAAGAGACAGACCTGGAAGAAAGGGTTGAAGAGCTCATGAG GAGGGACAGCACTACTGTTAAAGAAGAGATAAAGAGCTTTCTCTCTAATCGGATGATCTCCCAGACTATCGTGGGCCAGGTCACAG GCATGAGTCGAAGCTTTATTTCCCAGTGGCTGTTGCAGCAAGGACTCGACATGAGTGAACCCAAGAAGCGGACTTTGTACAGATGGTACCTCCTGGAGAAGATTAATCCAG GAGCTACCCTCAACATGAGGCCAGCCTCATCCACCACGGAGGAACCAGAGTGGAAACAATCAACACCACCCACTGGTGCCACATCGGGCAACTTTCGTCTCCGAAGGGGCAGCCGATTCACCTGGCGGAAGGAGTGCCTAACTGTCATGGAGAG TTACTTCAATGACAACCAGTACCCAGATGAAGCCAAGAGAGAGGAGATTTCAAATGCTTGTAATGCAGTCATACAGAAACCAG GTAGGAAGCTGACTGAGTCCGAGCGAGTGACCCCTCTCAAAGTCTACAACTGGTTTGCCAATCGCAGGAAGGAGATCAAGAGGAGGGCAAATATTG CAATCCTAGAAACTCATGGCATCGATGTGCAAAGCCCTGGTGGACATTCCAATAGTGACGATATCGATGGGAGTGATTTCCTGGAGCAG GATGACAACACGAGCCATAGTGATCCCCAGCAAGATCCTATCTCTTTAGCTGTCGAAATGGCTGCAGTCAATCACACCATCCTGGCATTAGCCAGACAAGGAGGGAGTGAAATAAAGAGAGAGGTGATTGAAGATGACTGA
- the LOC122552615 gene encoding homeobox-containing protein 1-like isoform X5 codes for MSHYTDEPRFTIEQIDLLQRLRRSGMTKRDIIHALETLDRLDQEHTEKFGKRHSYSNSSYGNSNSSYGNSNNVPASSSTVTAATQTQYSGASPSPSNSYDTSPPPCSTNLNGRESCSNEKLSVANGRLSPNRFHTTNSQRMGSFHAMEEETDLEERVEELMRRDSTTVKEEIKSFLSNRMISQTIVGQVTGMSRSFISQWLLQQGLDMSEPKKRTLYRWYLLEKINPGATLNMRPASSTTEEPEWKQSTPPTGATSGNFRLRRGSRFTWRKECLTVMESYFNDNQYPDEAKREEISNACNAVIQKPGRKLTESERVTPLKVYNWFANRRKEIKRRANIEAAILETHGIDVQSPGGHSNSDDIDGSDFLEQDDNTSHSDPQQDPISLAVEMAAVNHTILALARQGGSEIKREVIEDD; via the exons ATGTCACACTACACGGATGAGCCCAGGTTTACAATCGAACAGATTGACTTGCTGCAGCGACTTCGGAGGAGCGGGATGACGAAACGTGACATAATCCATGCGCTGGAGACGTTGGACCGGCTCGACCAGGAACACACCGAGAAATTTGGCAAACGGCACAGCTACAGCAACAGTTCCTACGGCAACAGCAACAGTTCCTACGGCAACAGCAACAATGTCCCTGCTTCATCCTCGACAGTCACAGCCGCCACACAGACGCAGTACAGTGGGGCGTCACCGTCTCCGAGTAACAGCTATGACACCTCGCCGCCACCGTGCAGCACTAACCTGAATGGACGGGAGAGCTGCAGCAACGAGAAACTGTCAGTGGCCAATGGCAGGCTGTCACCCAACCGTTTCCACACTACCAATAGCCAGAGGATGGGAAGTTTCCATGCCATGGAAGAAGAGACAGACCTGGAAGAAAGGGTTGAAGAGCTCATGAG GAGGGACAGCACTACTGTTAAAGAAGAGATAAAGAGCTTTCTCTCTAATCGGATGATCTCCCAGACTATCGTGGGCCAGGTCACAG GCATGAGTCGAAGCTTTATTTCCCAGTGGCTGTTGCAGCAAGGACTCGACATGAGTGAACCCAAGAAGCGGACTTTGTACAGATGGTACCTCCTGGAGAAGATTAATCCAG GAGCTACCCTCAACATGAGGCCAGCCTCATCCACCACGGAGGAACCAGAGTGGAAACAATCAACACCACCCACTGGTGCCACATCGGGCAACTTTCGTCTCCGAAGGGGCAGCCGATTCACCTGGCGGAAGGAGTGCCTAACTGTCATGGAGAG TTACTTCAATGACAACCAGTACCCAGATGAAGCCAAGAGAGAGGAGATTTCAAATGCTTGTAATGCAGTCATACAGAAACCAG GTAGGAAGCTGACTGAGTCCGAGCGAGTGACCCCTCTCAAAGTCTACAACTGGTTTGCCAATCGCAGGAAGGAGATCAAGAGGAGGGCAAATATTG AAGCAGCAATCCTAGAAACTCATGGCATCGATGTGCAAAGCCCTGGTGGACATTCCAATAGTGACGATATCGATGGGAGTGATTTCCTGGAGCAG GATGACAACACGAGCCATAGTGATCCCCAGCAAGATCCTATCTCTTTAGCTGTCGAAATGGCTGCAGTCAATCACACCATCCTGGCATTAGCCAGACAAGGAGGGAGTGAAATAAAGAGAGAGGTGATTGAAGATGACTGA